One genomic segment of Helianthus annuus cultivar XRQ/B chromosome 14, HanXRQr2.0-SUNRISE, whole genome shotgun sequence includes these proteins:
- the LOC110908111 gene encoding zinc finger CCCH domain-containing protein 44-like, translating into MDGWMDGRTNGRTDVRTDGRTDIGKSKSRFICNWHKCDTCKRASDFQCYCCPKSVCGRCMKSADFIHVKGKKGFCDQSLKLTLLVVEKKDVDSDGETVDFNNRNTYETLYKEYWEIINDAEKLTLEELLSAKTKLKSGKNYDSDQNDESDEYQCSDSEENEEKKPHSSEKKLKRAKPEPLGKKVKTIVKKEVKVKQGRVHGMGINACH; encoded by the exons atggatggatggatggatggacgGACGAACGGACGGACGGACGTACGGACGGACGGACGGACGGACATTGGGAAATCTAAAAGCCGGTTTATATGTA ATTGGCATAAATGTGATACTTGTAAAAGAGCTTCAGATTTCCAATGCTATTGCTGTCCAAAGAGTGTTTGCGGACGTTGTATGAAATCTGCCGATTTTATTCATGTTAAAGGGAAGAAAGGATTCTGTGATCAAAGCTTGAAGCTTACACTACTTGTGGTAGAAAAGAAAGATGTTGATTCTGATGGG GAAACTGTAGACTTTAACAATCGGAACACGTACGAGACTCTATATAAGGAATATTGGGAGATTATTAATGACGCTGAAAAGTTGACTCTTGAAGAACTATTATCCGCCAAAACAAAACTGAAATCTGGAAAAAATTACGATTCAGACCAAAATGACGAAAGTGATGAGTACCAATGTTCGGATTCTGAAGAAAACGAAGAAAAGAAACCACATAGTTCCGAAAAGAAATTGAAAAGAGCAAAGCCTGAACCGTTAGGGAAAAAAGTCAAAACAATAGTCAAAAAggaagtcaaagtcaaacaaGGAAGAGTTCATGGGATGGGGATCAACGCGTGTCATTGA